In Populus nigra chromosome 1, ddPopNigr1.1, whole genome shotgun sequence, one genomic interval encodes:
- the LOC133700300 gene encoding protein DMR6-LIKE OXYGENASE 2-like, with protein MPAAVLHVAEGVALPETKQLPPTYKNPTSTLATIPEAELCDGSIPIIDLEALHGPRRSHIVKQLGHACQHKGFFAVKNHGIPKTTVNNIFDTSREFFHLPEEERMKFYTPNPNSDIRLMTAYKDEVENVFVARESLKFHCHPVEDYVNKWPTNPPSFRKKAAEYLTNVRRVEMTLLDAISESLGLERDYIEKRLGGHYVSLNYYRACEQSELELTYGVRGHTDPTIITMLLQDDVPGLQVLSEGKWMDVNPIPDTVVVHVGDLLQAISNHRYKSLLHQAIVNCEKERMSIASYCYPSSDATIGPPKKLIDNDHPAIYKDFTFGEFSKQMWKVITPTDKRLDVFKCSAA; from the exons ATGCCTGCCGCTGTGTTGCATGTAGCCGAAGGGGTTGCTTTACCCGAGACCAAACAGCTTCCACCCACCTACAAAAATCCCACTTCCACTCTAGCAACCATCCCTGAGGCTGAGCTATGTGATGGCTCTATCCCTATCATAGACTTGGAAGCCCTTCATGGCCCTCGCCGTTCCCATATCGTCAAACAACTCGGCCATGCATGCCAACACAAAGGTTTCTTTGCg GTGAAGAACCATGGAATTCCAAAGACAACTGTTAACAACATATTCGACACATCAAGGGAGTTCTTCCATCTGCCGGAGGAAGAAAGAATGAAATTCTACACTCCTAACCCTAACAGTGACATCAGGCTAATGACAGCGTATAAAGATGAGGTTGAAAATGTCTTCGTCGCAAGGGAATCTTTGAAATTCCATTGTCACCCTGTTGAAGATTATGTGAACAAATGGCCTACAAATCCTCCTTCCTTCAG GAAGAAAGCTGCTGAGTATTTGACAAATGTTAGAAGGGTGGAGATGACACTACTTGATGCAATATCAGAGAGCTTAGGCCTGGAAAGAGATTACATAGAGAAGAGATTGGGTGGACATTATGTATCATTGAACTACTATCGAGCTTGTGAACAATCAGAACTAGAGCTTACTTATGGAGTGCGTGGCCATACTGATCCAACTATAATAACTATGCTGTTGCAAGATGATGTGCCTGGACTTCAGGTTCTAAGTGAGGGAAAGTGGATGGATGTTAATCCTATTCCAGACACGGTGGTTGTCCATGTTGGCGATCTTCTGCAG GCAATTAGCAACCATCGATACAAGAGTTTGCTCCATCAAGCTATAGTAAATTGCGAGAAGGAGCGTATGTCCATTGCCTCTTATTGTTATCCATCATCTGATGCTACAATAGGACCTCCTAAGAAGTTGATAGACAATGATCATCCAGCAATCTATAAAGATTTCACATTCGGAGAATTCAGTAAACAGATGTGGAAAGTGATAACGCCAACTGATAAGCGTCTGGACGTTTTCAAGTGCTCTGCTGCCTGA